From a region of the Corallococcus coralloides DSM 2259 genome:
- a CDS encoding glycoside hydrolase family 19 protein, with amino-acid sequence MSHKGMFRGLSLLGVVGALAGCSGPEAGDTAPETVGQVESAAVVSTITEGDYVIRSVRTNKCIDVASSSTADGAKVQQWDCNGTNAQKFRISPTSGGFFKIINVNSGKALDIQGVSTAENAVLHQWTYVDGANQQFQFINRGGTQFSFHARHTGMAMDLSWGSFDNGTLIVQYPFYADRDNQRWTFDKVSGGGSGGGSGFGGILTRDMFNTMFPNRNGFYTYDALIAAANGFPGLATTGDTDTRKREVAAFLANVSHETGGLVHIEEINKGDYCDTSWGPPGCSCAPGKRYFGRGPMQLSWNGNYCAAGNALGLPLQANPDLLAQDANAAWRTGFWFWTTQNGAGSMTAHNAIVNGAGFGETIRTINGSVECYGRNPGQVQSRIDKYLQFCSLLGVSPGNNLGC; translated from the coding sequence ATGAGCCACAAGGGAATGTTCCGCGGTCTGTCGTTGCTGGGAGTCGTGGGCGCGCTGGCGGGCTGTTCGGGGCCGGAGGCCGGAGACACCGCGCCAGAAACCGTGGGCCAGGTGGAGAGCGCCGCCGTGGTGTCGACCATCACGGAGGGCGACTACGTCATCCGCTCGGTGCGGACGAACAAGTGCATCGACGTGGCGTCATCCAGCACGGCGGACGGCGCGAAGGTGCAGCAGTGGGACTGCAACGGCACCAACGCGCAGAAGTTCCGCATCTCGCCCACGTCCGGCGGGTTCTTCAAGATCATCAACGTCAACAGCGGCAAGGCGCTGGACATCCAGGGAGTCAGCACCGCGGAGAACGCGGTCCTCCACCAGTGGACCTACGTCGACGGCGCCAACCAGCAGTTCCAGTTCATCAACCGGGGCGGTACGCAGTTCAGCTTCCACGCGCGCCACACCGGCATGGCCATGGACCTGTCGTGGGGCTCCTTCGACAACGGCACGCTCATCGTCCAGTACCCGTTCTACGCGGACCGGGACAACCAGCGCTGGACGTTCGACAAGGTCTCCGGCGGCGGTAGCGGGGGCGGCTCGGGCTTCGGGGGCATCCTCACCCGCGACATGTTCAACACCATGTTCCCCAACCGCAACGGCTTCTACACGTACGACGCGCTCATCGCCGCCGCGAACGGCTTCCCGGGCCTGGCGACGACGGGTGACACCGACACGCGCAAGCGCGAGGTGGCCGCCTTCCTGGCCAACGTGTCGCACGAGACGGGCGGGCTCGTGCACATCGAGGAGATCAACAAGGGCGACTACTGCGACACGTCGTGGGGGCCTCCGGGGTGCAGCTGCGCCCCGGGCAAGCGGTACTTCGGACGCGGCCCCATGCAGCTGTCGTGGAACGGCAACTACTGCGCGGCGGGCAACGCGCTGGGACTGCCGCTCCAGGCGAACCCGGACCTGCTGGCCCAGGACGCGAACGCCGCGTGGCGCACGGGCTTCTGGTTCTGGACCACGCAGAACGGCGCCGGCTCCATGACGGCCCACAACGCCATCGTCAACGGCGCGGGCTTCGGAGAGACGATCCGCACCATCAACGGGTCGGTGGAGTGCTACGGCCGCAACCCCGGCCAGGTGCAGAGCCGCATCGACAAGTACCTGCAGTTCTGCTCCCTGCTCGGCGTGAGCCCCGGCAACAACCTGGGGTGCTGA
- a CDS encoding type 1 glutamine amidotransferase domain-containing protein: protein MAPARRVLVPLPDHDFDVTEVAVPWRMLTDAGHEVVFATERGHMPAADPLLLTGVLFGQLGAAPEPRRFYGDLTLTEAFQKPLTWDAVTPSDFDALLLPGGHAPGMRQYLGSGALQTKVAAFWALQRPVAAICHGVLVLARTKDPATGRSVLHGTRTTCLPKYMERSAYLLTAWKLGRYYRTYPAYVEEEVVAALADPSHFERGPRVLSKRGTATDHAPAFVVEDGRYVSARWPGDAYLFTERFLKRL, encoded by the coding sequence ATGGCCCCCGCCCGCCGCGTCCTCGTCCCGCTGCCCGACCATGACTTCGACGTCACCGAGGTGGCCGTGCCCTGGCGCATGCTCACTGACGCGGGCCATGAAGTCGTCTTCGCCACGGAGAGGGGCCACATGCCCGCCGCGGATCCGCTGCTGCTCACGGGCGTACTCTTCGGACAGTTGGGCGCGGCTCCGGAGCCCCGGCGCTTCTACGGCGACCTCACGCTCACGGAGGCCTTCCAGAAGCCGCTGACCTGGGACGCGGTGACGCCGTCGGACTTCGACGCGCTCCTGCTGCCTGGAGGCCATGCCCCGGGCATGCGGCAGTACCTGGGCAGCGGCGCGCTCCAGACGAAGGTGGCGGCGTTCTGGGCGCTCCAGCGGCCCGTGGCGGCCATCTGCCACGGCGTGCTGGTGCTGGCGCGCACGAAGGACCCGGCCACCGGACGCAGCGTGCTCCACGGCACGCGCACCACGTGCCTGCCGAAGTACATGGAGCGCTCCGCGTACCTGCTGACGGCGTGGAAGCTGGGGCGCTACTACCGGACCTACCCCGCCTACGTGGAGGAGGAGGTCGTCGCCGCGCTCGCGGACCCCAGCCACTTCGAGCGCGGCCCCCGCGTCCTGTCCAAGCGCGGCACCGCGACGGACCACGCGCCCGCCTTCGTGGTGGAGGACGGGCGCTACGTGTCCGCGCGGTGGCCGGGGGACGCGTACCTCTTCACGGAGCGCTTCCTGAAGAGGCTGTGA
- a CDS encoding carboxypeptidase-like regulatory domain-containing protein translates to MRFLFHALPLLGVLLASAPTSARSDSAIFGTVIDVVTRKPMGDVVISLTSPSLQKNEEVTTTDAQGNFRIGHLPPGQYTLRVEFVAYRMYQREDLQLREGRSLRARVELAPEPDQSLIEFIGH, encoded by the coding sequence ATGAGGTTCCTGTTCCATGCCCTGCCGCTCCTCGGGGTGTTGCTGGCTTCTGCCCCCACGAGCGCCCGGTCCGACAGCGCCATCTTCGGCACTGTCATCGACGTCGTTACCCGGAAGCCCATGGGGGACGTGGTCATCAGCTTGACCTCGCCCTCCCTCCAGAAGAACGAGGAGGTCACGACCACGGACGCCCAGGGGAACTTCCGCATCGGGCACCTGCCGCCAGGGCAATACACGCTGCGCGTCGAGTTTGTGGCCTATCGCATGTACCAGCGCGAGGACCTCCAGCTCCGGGAGGGACGCTCGCTCCGGGCGCGTGTCGAGCTGGCTCCGGAGCCGGACCAGAGCCTCATTGAGTTCATCGGCCACTGA
- a CDS encoding response regulator transcription factor, which translates to MTTAAPTVLVVEDDPNLRLALRDNLEHQGGYAVEEAATVKEAREQLSRRDFQLILLDVMLPDGDGYTLCRSLREEGLSVPVLMLTARTLEEDVVRGFESGAQDYLGKPYRLRELLARVGAHLRRGGVAPAKVLRFAGYSVDLDRRRVETPEGAEVELTRKEFDLLAFFLKERERALKRDEILDAVWGTDVVVDPHTVDNFVSSLKRKLKWTSASRFSIQTVRGVGYRMEVERGS; encoded by the coding sequence ATGACCACCGCCGCCCCCACCGTCCTCGTCGTGGAGGACGACCCGAACCTGCGGCTCGCGCTGCGCGACAACCTGGAGCATCAGGGCGGCTACGCCGTGGAGGAGGCCGCCACGGTGAAGGAGGCGCGCGAGCAGCTCTCCCGCCGCGACTTCCAGCTCATCCTCCTGGACGTGATGCTGCCGGACGGAGACGGCTACACGCTCTGCCGCTCGCTGCGCGAGGAGGGCCTGAGCGTGCCGGTGCTGATGCTCACCGCGCGCACGCTGGAGGAGGACGTGGTGCGCGGCTTCGAGTCCGGCGCGCAGGACTACCTGGGCAAGCCCTACCGGCTGCGCGAGCTGCTCGCGCGCGTGGGCGCCCACCTGCGGCGCGGCGGCGTGGCTCCGGCAAAGGTCCTGCGCTTCGCGGGGTACAGCGTGGACCTGGACCGGCGGCGGGTGGAGACACCCGAGGGCGCGGAGGTGGAGCTGACACGCAAGGAGTTCGACCTGCTGGCCTTCTTCCTGAAGGAGCGCGAGCGGGCGCTCAAGCGCGACGAAATCCTGGACGCGGTCTGGGGCACGGACGTGGTGGTGGACCCGCACACGGTGGACAACTTCGTCTCCAGCCTGAAGCGCAAGCTCAAGTGGACCAGCGCGTCCCGCTTCTCCATCCAGACCGTGCGCGGCGTGGGCTACCGTATGGAGGTCGAACGCGGTTCCTGA
- a CDS encoding sensor histidine kinase: protein MPRRLLPTLVALALGLAGLGVGLGYLHRIFAAEREDARTSLRSRREALEQYARAALGQALREGMEDTRDTRAAAKEDPLVATPGLYLREQGEQVLPRMAQFDTAGDAPAKERYARLRAGTEVADEDEGPWKERLERLALVEQSLKAKDRKATQLSLMALLQHRTRFVLASTRDLPSLLVVLEDVAARGDVVPDLMRGLVRDGLVDGQGGGRLEGLQRLLLLKRSRFTPEDFDFLRERVAALSTRVGVPVADFEARVRELATSPLPMPANVQEPMLTRSGWYLEPLSGGDVRGLALDLPGLLAELTREMRERGLLEADGRVTLSVDAAVVPLTSLPMAVESSMWARSEDALERRYRLKTWMLALCAALALIIAALAFVAQQRKYRFLELKSDFVATVSHELRTPLASIRLLAETLEWRVAEGADAKDYPARIIREADGLGFLVENLLSFNRIDKGRWVPKLAPVRLDELVSNLRRDLESGAPVPVELTADVDARELNADAQLLRLLLANLARNACAYNTRSPVRLHVQTLPGGRVHFTDNGTGIPASEWERVFGEFYRLSGRGGREVPGSGLGLALCRKIARLHGGTLRVAASSPEGTTFELTLPEYRPETRSTA from the coding sequence ATGCCGCGCAGGCTGCTGCCCACCCTCGTCGCCCTCGCGCTCGGCCTCGCCGGGCTCGGGGTCGGCCTGGGCTACCTCCACCGCATCTTCGCCGCGGAACGCGAGGATGCGCGGACCTCGCTCCGCTCCCGGCGCGAGGCCCTGGAGCAGTACGCCCGCGCGGCACTGGGACAGGCACTGCGCGAGGGCATGGAGGACACGCGCGACACGCGGGCGGCGGCCAAGGAGGATCCGCTCGTGGCCACGCCGGGGTTGTACCTGCGGGAACAGGGGGAGCAGGTGCTGCCCCGGATGGCGCAGTTCGACACGGCCGGGGACGCCCCCGCGAAGGAGCGTTACGCCAGGCTGCGCGCGGGCACGGAGGTCGCGGACGAGGACGAAGGCCCGTGGAAGGAGCGGCTGGAGCGGCTGGCGCTGGTGGAGCAGTCGCTGAAGGCGAAGGACCGGAAGGCCACCCAGCTGTCGTTGATGGCTCTTCTCCAGCACCGCACCCGATTCGTGCTCGCGTCCACGCGCGACCTGCCGTCGCTGCTGGTGGTGCTGGAAGACGTGGCGGCGCGGGGCGACGTGGTGCCGGACCTGATGCGGGGACTGGTCCGCGACGGACTCGTTGACGGACAGGGGGGCGGCCGGCTGGAAGGATTGCAGCGGCTGCTGTTGCTCAAGCGCTCGCGCTTCACGCCGGAGGACTTCGACTTCCTGCGGGAGAGGGTGGCGGCGCTCTCCACGCGCGTGGGCGTGCCGGTGGCGGACTTCGAGGCACGGGTGCGCGAGCTGGCGACGTCTCCACTGCCCATGCCAGCGAACGTGCAGGAGCCGATGCTGACGCGGTCCGGCTGGTACCTGGAGCCGTTGTCCGGAGGTGACGTGCGTGGGCTGGCGCTGGACCTGCCCGGGCTGCTGGCGGAGCTCACCCGGGAGATGCGCGAGCGCGGCCTGCTGGAGGCGGACGGGCGCGTGACCCTGTCGGTGGATGCGGCGGTGGTGCCGCTGACGTCGCTGCCCATGGCGGTGGAGTCGTCCATGTGGGCGCGGAGCGAGGACGCGCTGGAGCGCCGCTACCGGCTCAAGACGTGGATGCTGGCGCTGTGCGCGGCGCTGGCGCTCATCATCGCGGCGCTGGCCTTCGTGGCGCAGCAGCGCAAGTACCGCTTCCTGGAGCTGAAGAGCGACTTCGTGGCCACGGTGTCGCACGAACTGCGCACGCCGCTGGCCTCCATCCGCCTGCTCGCGGAGACGCTGGAGTGGCGGGTGGCGGAGGGCGCGGACGCGAAGGACTACCCCGCGCGCATCATCCGAGAGGCGGACGGGCTGGGCTTCCTGGTGGAGAACCTGCTGTCCTTCAACCGCATCGACAAGGGGCGCTGGGTGCCGAAGCTCGCGCCGGTGCGGCTGGACGAGCTGGTCTCCAACCTGCGCCGTGACCTGGAGTCCGGCGCGCCGGTGCCGGTGGAGCTGACCGCGGACGTGGACGCGCGCGAGTTGAACGCGGACGCGCAGCTCCTGCGGCTCCTGCTGGCGAACCTGGCGCGCAACGCGTGCGCGTACAACACCCGCAGCCCCGTGCGGTTGCACGTCCAGACGCTGCCCGGCGGGCGCGTGCACTTCACGGACAACGGCACCGGCATCCCGGCGTCCGAGTGGGAGCGCGTCTTCGGCGAGTTCTACCGGCTGTCCGGCCGCGGCGGCCGCGAGGTGCCCGGCAGCGGGCTGGGGCTCGCGCTGTGCCGGAAGATTGCCCGGCTGCACGGAGGCACGCTGCGCGTGGCGGCCTCCAGCCCTGAAGGCACCACCTTCGAACTGACCCTTCCCGAGTACCGGCCCGAGACCCGGAGCACCGCATGA
- a CDS encoding YfbK domain-containing protein, protein MLKSLLRSTLPLLLMTSSVPVGAQPDAGAPPTSAIFGTVIDVETRKPIADVVVSATSPSLQGEQTVVTDAQGNYRIPRIPAGTYTVRFEKEEYKPYARPGIQLRVNRAIRLTVELLGEKFSATELIVGAPPTIDVGSTNQGVNVDPEFIKRIAVARPVGPGGATRSSQPLAGPAPDHGYVVDGSPQPAPERTLAPNGQPFFDMYFKGYGVNPTVDTEEERFSTFSVDTDTASYTLTRAYLERGSLPDEQAVRVEEFVNTFDYDYASATDAPFSVNVEGFPSPARKGYQVVHIGVKARDVSRDQRKPGNLVFVIDVSGSMNMENRLGLVKRSLRLLVDALDERDQVAIVVYGSTAHQVLAPTNASKKAAILSAIDSLQPEGATNAQAGIELGYALAASHLVKGGINRIVLCSDGVANNGITEADGIWERVKDQAAAGVTLSTVGFGMGNYNDVLMERLAQVGEGNYSYVDKLQEARRIFVQNLTGTLQVVAKDVKLQVEFDRKTVSRYRLIGYENRLLTRQQFDDDRVDAGEVGAGHAVTALYEVKLRDPSQTNFGTLRIRYKAPEGGSSKLIEKAMPVTLLRPAYEKAASPTRLSYVAAAFAEKLRGSYWARPLTYDALVSLWAELGTPLKNRQDVVELGELIRLAKKLDLREDRFESIAPVRTMDADRVPTIK, encoded by the coding sequence ATGCTGAAGTCCCTCCTGAGAAGCACCCTGCCCCTGCTCCTGATGACGTCCTCCGTGCCCGTGGGGGCCCAGCCGGACGCGGGCGCTCCCCCCACGAGCGCCATCTTCGGCACGGTGATTGACGTCGAGACCCGGAAGCCCATCGCGGACGTGGTCGTCAGCGCGACCTCGCCGAGCCTGCAGGGCGAACAGACGGTCGTCACGGACGCCCAGGGGAACTACCGCATCCCGCGCATCCCCGCGGGCACCTACACCGTGAGGTTCGAGAAGGAAGAATATAAACCGTATGCACGCCCGGGCATCCAGCTGCGAGTGAATCGCGCCATCCGGCTGACCGTGGAGCTGCTCGGTGAGAAGTTCTCGGCGACGGAGCTCATCGTCGGCGCGCCCCCGACCATCGACGTGGGCTCCACGAACCAGGGCGTGAACGTGGACCCGGAGTTCATCAAGCGCATCGCGGTGGCACGCCCGGTGGGTCCGGGCGGCGCGACCCGCTCCAGCCAGCCCCTGGCCGGACCCGCGCCTGACCACGGCTACGTGGTGGACGGCTCGCCGCAGCCCGCGCCGGAGCGCACCCTGGCCCCGAACGGCCAGCCCTTCTTCGACATGTACTTCAAGGGCTACGGCGTGAACCCCACCGTGGACACCGAGGAGGAGCGCTTCTCCACCTTCTCCGTGGACACCGACACGGCGTCGTACACGCTGACGCGCGCATACCTGGAGCGCGGCTCGCTGCCGGACGAGCAGGCCGTGCGCGTGGAGGAGTTCGTCAACACCTTCGACTACGACTACGCCAGCGCCACGGACGCGCCGTTCAGCGTGAACGTGGAGGGCTTCCCCTCTCCCGCGCGCAAGGGCTACCAGGTGGTGCACATCGGCGTGAAGGCGCGCGACGTGAGCCGCGACCAGCGCAAGCCGGGGAACCTGGTCTTCGTCATCGACGTGTCCGGCTCCATGAACATGGAGAACCGGCTGGGCCTGGTGAAGCGCTCGTTGCGCCTGCTGGTGGACGCGCTGGATGAGCGGGACCAGGTGGCCATCGTCGTCTACGGCAGCACCGCCCATCAGGTGCTCGCCCCCACCAACGCCTCGAAGAAGGCCGCCATCCTGAGCGCCATCGACAGCCTCCAGCCGGAGGGAGCCACCAACGCACAGGCGGGCATCGAGCTGGGCTACGCGCTGGCCGCGAGCCACCTCGTGAAGGGCGGCATCAACCGCATCGTCCTCTGCTCGGACGGCGTGGCGAACAACGGCATCACCGAGGCGGACGGCATCTGGGAGCGAGTGAAGGACCAGGCGGCGGCGGGCGTCACCCTGTCCACCGTGGGCTTCGGCATGGGCAACTACAACGACGTGCTGATGGAGCGGCTGGCCCAGGTGGGTGAAGGCAACTACTCCTATGTGGACAAGCTGCAGGAGGCCCGCCGCATCTTCGTGCAGAACCTCACCGGCACGCTCCAGGTGGTGGCCAAGGACGTGAAGCTCCAGGTGGAGTTCGACCGCAAGACGGTGTCCCGCTACCGCCTCATCGGCTACGAGAACCGGCTGCTCACCCGGCAGCAGTTCGACGACGACCGCGTGGATGCGGGCGAGGTGGGCGCGGGCCACGCCGTCACCGCCCTCTACGAGGTGAAGCTGCGCGACCCGTCCCAGACGAACTTCGGCACGCTGCGGATCCGCTACAAGGCTCCGGAGGGCGGCAGCTCGAAGCTCATCGAGAAGGCGATGCCCGTGACGCTCCTGCGCCCCGCCTACGAGAAGGCCGCCTCCCCCACCCGCCTGTCCTACGTCGCCGCCGCCTTCGCGGAGAAGCTGCGCGGCTCCTACTGGGCGCGGCCGCTCACCTACGACGCGCTCGTGTCGCTGTGGGCGGAGCTGGGCACGCCGCTGAAGAACCGACAGGACGTGGTGGAGCTGGGCGAGCTCATCCGTCTGGCGAAGAAGCTGGACCTCCGCGAGGACCGCTTCGAGTCCATCGCGCCGGTGCGCACCATGGATGCCGACCGCGTCCCCACCATCAAGTAG
- a CDS encoding NADP-dependent glyceraldehyde-3-phosphate dehydrogenase, producing MTALDTLFPSEEQIPPGVRLPAYLEQREYLVGGELRTWAGELNPVASPVFVRTPEGLKQKVIGATPLLTSRESLDALAAAVKAYDSGRGVWPSLKVAERIEHVERFLTAMRAQRTAVVNLLMWEIGKTQPDSEKEFDRTVDLIVETIRALKELDRTSSRFVQDQGIMAQIRRAPMGVALCMGPYNYPLNETFSTLFPALLMGNTVVFKPAKFGVLLVRPLLEAFRDCFPPGVINIIYGRGRETVGALMESGQVDLFAFIGTNKGASELKRMHPRPHRLKSVLGLDAKNPAIILEDADLDNAVKECITGTLSFNGQRCTALKLLVVHRNIVDAFLAKFTAAVDKLKPGMPWDPGVAVTPLPEPGKGTYLQGLVDDAVSKGARVVNQTGGQASRSFYSPTVVYPVTRDMRLASEEQFGPVVPVMVFDEDAEAVRLVVESQFGQQLSLFGKDSARIGRFIDAFSNQVGRINLNCQCQRGPDTFPFNGRKDSAEGTLSVADALRVFSIRTLVATKTTPDNTALVQSILTRRESDFLTTDFLF from the coding sequence ATGACGGCACTCGACACCCTCTTTCCCTCCGAAGAGCAGATTCCCCCCGGCGTGCGGCTGCCCGCGTACCTGGAGCAGCGCGAGTACCTGGTGGGAGGCGAGCTGCGCACCTGGGCCGGTGAGCTCAACCCGGTGGCGAGCCCCGTGTTCGTCCGGACCCCGGAAGGGCTGAAGCAGAAGGTCATTGGCGCCACGCCGCTGCTCACCTCGCGCGAGTCCCTGGACGCGCTCGCGGCGGCGGTGAAGGCCTACGACTCCGGCCGGGGCGTCTGGCCCTCCCTCAAGGTGGCCGAGCGCATCGAGCACGTGGAGCGCTTCCTCACCGCCATGCGCGCCCAGCGCACCGCGGTGGTGAACCTGCTCATGTGGGAGATTGGCAAGACGCAGCCGGACTCGGAGAAGGAGTTCGACCGCACGGTGGACCTCATCGTGGAGACCATCCGCGCGCTGAAGGAGCTGGACCGCACCTCGTCCCGCTTCGTCCAGGACCAGGGCATCATGGCGCAGATCCGCCGCGCGCCCATGGGCGTGGCCCTGTGCATGGGGCCGTACAACTACCCCCTGAACGAAACCTTCAGCACGCTCTTCCCCGCGCTGCTGATGGGCAACACCGTGGTGTTCAAGCCGGCGAAGTTCGGCGTGCTGCTGGTGCGCCCGCTGCTGGAGGCGTTCCGGGACTGCTTCCCGCCCGGCGTCATCAACATCATCTACGGCCGTGGCCGGGAGACCGTGGGCGCGCTGATGGAGAGCGGGCAGGTGGACCTGTTCGCCTTCATTGGCACCAACAAGGGCGCCAGCGAACTGAAGCGCATGCACCCGCGCCCGCACCGCCTCAAGTCCGTGCTGGGACTGGACGCGAAGAACCCGGCCATCATCCTGGAGGACGCGGATCTGGATAACGCCGTGAAGGAGTGCATCACCGGCACGCTGTCCTTCAACGGCCAGCGGTGCACGGCGCTCAAGCTGCTGGTGGTGCACCGGAACATCGTGGACGCGTTCCTCGCGAAGTTCACCGCGGCCGTGGACAAGCTCAAGCCCGGCATGCCCTGGGACCCGGGCGTCGCCGTCACGCCGCTGCCGGAGCCGGGCAAGGGGACGTACCTCCAGGGGCTGGTGGACGACGCGGTGTCCAAGGGCGCGCGCGTGGTGAACCAGACGGGCGGGCAGGCGTCCCGGTCGTTCTATTCGCCCACGGTGGTGTACCCGGTGACGCGGGACATGCGGCTGGCCTCGGAGGAGCAGTTCGGTCCGGTGGTGCCGGTGATGGTCTTCGACGAGGACGCGGAGGCCGTGCGGCTGGTGGTGGAGTCGCAGTTCGGTCAGCAGCTGAGCCTGTTCGGCAAGGACTCCGCGCGCATCGGGCGGTTCATTGACGCGTTCTCCAACCAGGTGGGCCGCATCAACCTCAACTGCCAGTGCCAGCGCGGGCCGGACACGTTCCCGTTCAACGGCCGCAAGGACTCCGCGGAAGGGACGCTGTCCGTGGCGGATGCGCTGCGGGTGTTCTCCATCCGCACGCTGGTGGCGACGAAGACGACGCCGGACAACACCGCGCTCGTCCAATCCATCCTGACCCGCAGAGAGTCGGATTTCCTCACCACGGACTTCCTCTTCTAG
- a CDS encoding 6-pyruvoyl trahydropterin synthase family protein: MAPRTTTLELHKEEMKFSAGHFTIFSATHRENLHGHNFSVYVALTGEVSDDGLLSDYGPLKQAIIQRCKAWNETFFLPAHSKHLRLERDEKGNHVAHFNGEELRFLARDVTVLPVANVSLEELARVFGEELVGDGSAMARDHITGLVVKCASGPGQWASWEWKRDV; encoded by the coding sequence ATGGCGCCGCGCACCACGACCCTCGAGCTGCACAAGGAAGAGATGAAGTTCTCCGCAGGGCACTTCACCATCTTCTCCGCCACGCACCGCGAGAACCTGCATGGGCACAACTTCTCCGTCTACGTCGCGCTGACGGGGGAGGTGTCCGACGACGGCCTGCTTTCGGACTACGGTCCGCTGAAGCAGGCCATCATCCAGCGCTGCAAGGCCTGGAACGAGACGTTCTTCCTGCCCGCCCACTCCAAGCACCTGCGGCTGGAGCGGGACGAAAAGGGCAACCACGTGGCGCACTTCAACGGCGAGGAGCTGCGCTTCCTCGCTCGCGACGTCACGGTGCTCCCGGTGGCCAACGTGTCGCTGGAGGAGCTGGCGCGCGTCTTCGGCGAGGAGCTGGTGGGCGACGGCAGCGCCATGGCGCGCGACCACATCACGGGGCTGGTGGTGAAGTGCGCTTCGGGCCCCGGGCAGTGGGCCTCCTGGGAGTGGAAACGCGATGTCTGA
- a CDS encoding SDR family NAD(P)-dependent oxidoreductase translates to MSDQVLITGASRGIGRAAAERFRKEGWRVINVSRSPCTVPDVINVPVDLAVPGWEPAVEAALRGGAGQGRLSVIHNAALYEHDDALTMDADHLRRVLEVNVVAPLVLNRLARPLLTDGSSLLYVSSTLGEKAVKGVASYVTTKHALIGMMRATCQDLAGTQVHTACVCPGFTDTEMLREHMGADPAVRASVAGMTTFGRLITPEEIAGVLYLCATTPVLNGAVIHANLGQIER, encoded by the coding sequence ATGTCTGATCAGGTCCTCATCACCGGCGCCAGCCGGGGCATTGGCCGGGCGGCGGCGGAGCGGTTTCGCAAGGAGGGCTGGCGCGTCATCAACGTGTCGCGAAGCCCCTGCACCGTGCCGGACGTCATCAACGTGCCGGTGGACCTGGCCGTGCCGGGCTGGGAGCCCGCGGTCGAAGCGGCGCTGCGCGGCGGGGCAGGGCAGGGGCGCCTGTCCGTCATCCACAACGCCGCGCTCTACGAACATGACGACGCGCTGACCATGGACGCGGACCACCTGCGCCGCGTGCTGGAGGTCAACGTCGTGGCCCCGCTGGTGCTCAACCGCCTGGCGCGGCCGCTGCTCACGGACGGCTCGTCCCTGCTCTACGTGTCGTCCACGCTGGGGGAGAAGGCCGTGAAGGGCGTGGCGTCCTACGTGACGACCAAGCACGCGCTCATCGGGATGATGCGGGCCACCTGCCAGGACCTGGCGGGGACGCAGGTCCACACCGCCTGCGTCTGCCCGGGCTTCACGGACACGGAGATGCTCCGCGAGCACATGGGAGCGGACCCTGCCGTCCGGGCGAGCGTGGCGGGGATGACGACGTTCGGGCGGCTCATCACGCCGGAGGAGATCGCCGGCGTGCTCTACCTCTGCGCCACCACCCCGGTCCTGAATGGCGCGGTCATCCACGCCAACCTGGGCCAGATCGAGCGCTGA
- the queD gene encoding 6-carboxytetrahydropterin synthase QueD, which yields MKKTPLVTEISKEFTFEAAHRLPNVPEGHKCSRVHGHSYRIEITLRGPVHPQFGWIVDFAELNAAWQPLHAQLDHRLLNDVPGLENPTSELLAAWLFERVNVPGTTVARIRVAETCTSSCTVYAQEG from the coding sequence TTGAAGAAGACCCCCCTCGTCACCGAAATCTCGAAGGAGTTCACCTTCGAGGCCGCGCACCGCCTGCCCAACGTTCCGGAAGGGCACAAGTGCTCGCGGGTGCACGGCCACAGCTACCGCATCGAAATCACCCTCCGCGGCCCCGTGCATCCGCAGTTCGGGTGGATCGTGGACTTCGCGGAGCTGAACGCCGCCTGGCAGCCGCTCCACGCCCAGCTGGACCACCGGCTGCTCAATGACGTCCCCGGCCTGGAGAACCCCACGAGCGAGCTGCTGGCCGCGTGGCTCTTCGAGCGCGTGAACGTGCCCGGCACCACCGTCGCGCGCATCCGCGTGGCGGAGACCTGCACGTCGTCGTGCACCGTCTACGCGCAGGAAGGCTGA